In the Euphorbia lathyris chromosome 5, ddEupLath1.1, whole genome shotgun sequence genome, one interval contains:
- the LOC136228705 gene encoding ATP-dependent DNA helicase Q-like 5: MESDSDSDGSHISATPPRNTRPSSSRPPLVSRPPPPPPPPPQILVSSHKSRTRVKSSSGSKKPKKPPTQPPPTVSEDESSTKPSPLSTLPFQIRRPFIQNSSATISVSIETLPAGYFSKSTSFSKLQRSSLNFEAIENDPSPRIPARPDSTTPPQHGNKPNPVKRHLNLIGANPPLPPAKLRKGSGSEGNFVKLNLNRKYRKFKNRKGGKITNKNFYRRSQRKGKSVKESATDEDDLVSASTEHKSKQVKGSELIEAAVSAAQNEASDENLARLLSLMYGYDSFRDGQLEAIKMVLDGKSTMLVLPTGAGKSLCYQIPAMLLPGITLVVSPLVALMIDQLKQLPHSIHGGLLCSSQTPQEAAETLSLVQEGAIKVLFVSPERFLNAEFLSIFSAPSISLLVVDEAHCVSEWSHNFRPSYMRLRASILRAKLKVGCILAMTATATTTTLKTVMSALEIPPTNLIHKPQLRDNLQLSVSLSGNRMKDLLRLIKSPPFLEVKSIIIYCKFQYETDIISSYLCDNNISAKSYNSAILSKDRRRVQELFCSNKIRVVVATVAFGMGLDKRDVGAVIHYSLPESLEEYVQEIGRAGRDGRLSYCHLFYDDITYYKLRSLMHSDGVDEYAVSKFLHQVFDNNIHAKVCSIIKESASRTFDMKEEVMLTLLTQLELGEVQYLSLLPELNVTCILNFYKTSPSVLAAKDIVVSAILKKSETRQGQYVFDVPTVANSIGVTTVDLLNHLQNLKSKGEITYEVKDPAYCYSIMQVPVDFCSLSAHLTRWLSEVEHVKVGKLDTMFDAAVFAVNKCEKVEGCNDAHHTPCLHRKILDYFKEDNRCSGSNSNKMPQSSPFLRADIKVFVQSNSHAKFTPRAIARIMHGIPSPAYPSSTWSKTHFWGRYTQTDFQVVMEAAKAELMNTTGKDDRHVAK; the protein is encoded by the exons ATGGAATCCGATTCTGATTCCGACGGCTCACACATCTCCGCTACTCCTCCAAGAAACACAAGGCCATCCTCTTCACGACCTCCACTTGTTTCTCGTCCACCTCctccgccgccgccgccgccgcaAATTCTAGTCTCCTCTCACAAATCCAGAACCAGGGTCAAATCTTCCTCCGGTTCAAAGAAACCTAAAAAACCACCGACCCAACCACCCCCGACAGTCTCTGAAGATGAATCATCGACCAAACCGTCTCCCCTCTCCACTCTCCCTTTCCAGATTCGCCGTCCATTCATTCAAAACAGCTCCGCAACCATTTCCGTCTCTATCGAAACCCTCCCTGCCGGTTACTTCTCCAAATCCACGTCCTTCTCTAAATTGCAGAGATCCTCTCTCAATTTCGAGGCCATAGAAAATGATCCTAGCCCTCGAATTCCTGCCAGGCCTGACTCTACTACTCCTCCCCAGCATGGAAATAAACCCAATCCCGTGAAGAGGCATCTTAATTTGATAGGAGCTAATCCTCCTTTGCCTCCTGCGAAGTTGCGCAAGGGCAGTGGCAGTGAAGGTAATTTTGTGAAGCTGAATTTGAATCGAAAGTACCGCAAATTCAAGAACCGAAAAGGAGGAAAGATAACAAACAAAAACTTCTATCGTAGAAGCCAGCGAAAAGGCAAATCCGTGAAGGAAAGTGCTACTGATGAAGATGATTTAGTCTCTGCATCTACAGAACATAAGTCTAAGCAGGTTAAAGGCAGTGAGCTGATTGAAGCGGCTGTTTCGGCGGCTCAAAACGAGGCATCAGATGAGAATTTGGCGAGGCTGTTGAGTTTGATGTACGGTTATGATTCATTTAGAGATGGGCAACTAGAAGCAATTAAGATGGTGCTTGATGGGAAGTCGACCATGCTGGTTCTGCCTACTGGTGCTGGTAAATCTCTGTGTTATCAGATACCTGCTATGCTTTTGCCAGGAATTACACTGGTCGTGAGCCCTTTAGTTGCATTGATGATTGATCAATTGAAGCAACTACCTCACTCAATTCATGGCGGCCTATTGTGTAGCAGTCAG ACACCCCAAGAGGCTGCTGAGACACTTAGCCTAGTCCAAGAAGGGGCCATAAAG GTACTTTTTGTTTCACCAGAGCGATTCCTAAATGCGGAGTTCTTATCAATTTTTTCTGCACCTTCTATATCACTTCTTGTGGTAGATGAAGCTCACTGTGTTTCTGAATG GTCACATAACTTCCGGCCATCATACATGAGACTGAGAGCATCTATACTTCGTGCTAAACTTAAAGTTGGATGCATTCTAGCAATGACAGCTACTGCAACTACCACAACTTTGAAAACTGTCATGTCTGCTTTAGAGATTCCTCCCACTAATCTCATTCATAAACCTCAGTTGAGGGACAATCTACAATTATCAGTATCTTTGAGTGGAAATAG AATGAAAGATTTGCTGCGGTTGATCAAGTCTCCTCCTTTCTTGGAAGTTAAGAGCATTATCATATACTGCAAATTTCAG TATGAAACCGATATAATAAGCAGTTACTTGTGTGATAACAATATCTCTGCAAAG AGCTACAACAGTGCTATTCTTTCAAAGGATCGCAGACGTGTACAGGAGTTATTTTGTTCCAACAAGATCAGAGTG GTGGTTGCAACTGTGGCATTTGGCATGGGGCTGGACAAGAGGGATGTTGGAGCT GTAATTCATTATAGCCTGCCAGAAAGTTTGGAGGAGTATGTTCAG GAGATTGGCCGTGCTGGGCGAGATGGGAGGTTGTCCTATTGCCATCTCTTTTATGACGATATCACTTATTACAAGCTTCGAAGTCTTATGCACAG TGACGGGGTTGATGAATATGCTGTAAGCAAGTTccttcatcaagtttttgacaACAACATACATGCGAAAGTTTGTTCGATTATCAAAGAATCTGCGTCTCGCACCTTTGATATGAAAGAAGAG GTGATGCTCACACTTTTGACACAGTTGGAGTTAGGTGAAGTGCAATACTTGAGTCTATTGCCGGAGCTAAATGTAACTTGCATTTTGAATTTCTACAAG ACTTCTCCATCGGTACTCGCTGCTAAGGATATTGTGGTTTCTGCAATTCTTAAAAA GTCTGAAACAAGGCAAGGGCAATACGTGTTTGACGTACCTACTGTAGCCAATAGTATTGGTGTTACAACTGTGGACCTGTTAAATCACTTGCAGAATCTGAAG TCAAAGGGAGAAATTACATACGAGGTTAAGGATCCAGCCTATTGTTATTCGATTATGCAAGTCCCTGTTGACTTTTGCTCTCTCTCAGCCCATCTTACAAGGTGGTTATCAGAGGTTGAACATGTTAAG GTAGGAAAGTTGGATACAATGTTTGATGCTGCAGTCTTTGCTGTGAATAAATGTGAAAAAGTGGAAGGTTGCAATGATGCTCACCATACACCTTGCCTGCACAGAAAGATTTTGGATTACTTTAAAGAAGATAATCGATGTAGCGGTAGCAATTCAAATAAGATGCCTCAGAGCAG CCCCTTTTTGCGAGCAGATATTAAG GTTTTTGTGCAGAGTAACTCACATGCCAAATTTACTCCCCGAGCCATTGCAAGAATAATGCATGGCATTCCTAGCCCAGCTTATCCATCTTCAACTTGGTCTAAAACTCATTTCTG GGGACGTTATACGCAAACAGACTTCCAAGTGGTTATGGAAGCTGCAAAGGCGGAGTTAATGAACACTACGGGGAAAGACGATCGTCACGTCGCTAAATGA
- the LOC136228990 gene encoding uncharacterized protein isoform X1 — MPPSPALRYSPGREHRAENHKRGRSFEGAVLLREKDDDLALFNEMQSKERETFLLQSSDDLEDTFSTKLRQFSDFKLGISIPVRGESSELLNVEGEKNDYDWLLTPPDTPLFPSLDDEPQPVNVSSRGRPRSQPITISRSSTMEKSYKSSRGSASPNRLSPSPRSGNSSLQSRGRPSSAPLSSPTHGQRPVTPSRRPSPPPAKASTPPPRSLTPTSGRTSTGSGTRGISPVRTNRGNSASPKIRAWQSNIPGFSSEAPPNLRTSLTDRPATYVRGSSPASRNGRESSYKYGRQSMSPTASRSVSSSHSQDRDRISSNSRGSVVSSGDDDVDSLQSIHVGSLDRLAPKRTGILSTNRAPALSKKSAKIMSPSSAPKRSFDSALRQMDHRKSPQNMFRPLLSSVPSSTFYVGKATSVQHPLMSRNSSITTSSNASSDQGTTVAPDAEGSDHHHEDMAVERGKTMYVDAPEEVFAFDKVDALNKDVEHDTDDGLVQFQADDFDRNHATECEPNDSEEFSHQEVDMEISSASDTVRADFSEGNSHENTHICSKCGCRYHAIETVEKDINLCPNCRRRGSLMAVGNSDKTVASGNAPLLSGSVSDEHEPFDKPQLAVADPQSHIFDNVEGGIAQEGDSAKLSKPSRLEHSHTFSQRSSLTRALMEEDEQRVTSQHGTGQPAGSHRRSGSDSGGQKLVHSNDFRSLKMDISEGAGISVLLKRSNSTTGPVVQSRTFVASSITYDDFCYTRESANSLRSSIGHGSMSASSSIDLSSSRLVETRVQRQLSGKKSDMENYRYDTSARPQSTGSSFSGTSNHNLHATGLATSPREENSGAFVGHMLHDGIEKASVTSHAESNEVSVSNASFTDPTPVQNSCEQNESNRIMDASTSGLSCNPAGIQLEENSVASFPYSHKNEADVRNNANSASNVEAALLPPDASAGLESAVLNSSLDRLIDAGVPTHSSLASISEIETENICQNTMSSENGDVSINSKSSINEFPDSSVPTQSDKGECSVMERNNSGHLHGILAEDSTVMLEEGSNSRSLTLEEATDTILFCSSIVHDVAYQAATIAIEKEDSAPLEGSRPTVTILGKSTADRKDSRNRTPLKRASNSNKVKQKRMEVDVKSPSRKTENDENANESMVRNVGLPNNMDSTKPPKLESKCNCTIM, encoded by the exons ATGCCTCCTTCTCCAGCATTGAGATATTCTCCTGGGAGGGAGCATAGAGCTGAGAATCACAAAAGAGGGCGCAGTTTTGAAGGGGCTGTTCTTTTGAGGGAGAAAGATGATGATCTTGCTTTATTTAATGAAATGCAGTCTAAGGAAAGAGAGACTTTTTTACTCCAGTCATCAGATGATTTAGAAGAtacatttt CAACAAAGTTGAGACAATTTTCAGATTTCAAGCTTGGAATCTCTATACCTGTTCGAGGAGAGAGCAGTGAACTGCTTAATGTGGAGGGGGAGAAGAATGACTATGATTG GTTATTAACGCCTCCGGACACTCCGCTTTTTCCCTCATTGGATGATGAACCGCAACCAGTTAATGTCTCGTCCAGGGGTAGACCGCGGAGTCAGCCTATTACTATATCAAGATCATCCACG ATGGAGAAGAGTTACAAAAGCAGTAGGGGCAGTGCAAGTCCAAATCGCTTAAGCCCATCGCCACGGTCTGGTAATAGTTCTTTGCAGTCCAGGGGAAGGCCATCGTCAGCGCCTCTTTCTAGCCCAACTCATGGTCAACGACCTGTGACTCCATCACGCAGACCATCTCCTCCCCCAGCTAAAGCCTCAACGCCTCCTCCAAGGTCTTTAACACCAACTTCTGGGAGGACAAGCACAGGGTCAGGAACAAGGGGAATTTCCCCTGTAAGGACAAATCGGGGGAACTCTGCTTCACCAAAAATAAGAGCGTGGCAGTCAAATATACCTGGTTTCTCTTCTGAAGCTCCACCAAATCTTCGCACTTCTCTGACAGATCGGCCAGCAACGTATGTAAGGGGTTCCTCACCAGCATCCAGAAATGGTAGGGAATCAAGCTATAAATATGGTAGGCAATCAATGTCTCCAACTGCTTCTAGGAGTGTTAGTTCATCGCATAGTCAAGATCGAGATCGGATCAGCTCAAATAGTAGAGGCTCTGTGGTTTCATCTGGAGATGACGATGTCGATTCTCTGCAATCTATTCATGTGGGTAGCTTAGACCGCTTAGCTCCAAAGAGGACAGGAATACTTTCAACTAATAGAGCTCCGGCATTGTCCAAGAAATCAGCAAAGATAATGTCCCCTAGTTCTGCTCCAAAACGATCCTTTGACTCTGCTCTTCGTCAAATG GATCATCGGAAGAGTCCTCAGAATATGTTCAGGCCACTCCTGTCGAGTGTGCCCAGTTCTACCTTTTATGTTGGGAAAGCAACTTCTGTCCAACATCCTTTGATGTCTAGGAATTCTTCAATTACAACCAGTAGCAATGCAAGTTCTGATCAAGGTACAACTGTTGCACCTGATGCCGAAGGAAGTGATCATCACCATGAAGATATGGCAGTTGAAAGGGGAAAAACAATGTATGTGGATGCTCCGGAAGAAGTATTTGCCTTTGACAAGGTGGATGCATTAAATAAAGATGTCGAGCATGATACAGATGATGGTTTGGTCCAGTTTCAGGCCGATGATTTTGACAGGAACCATGCAACTGAATGTGAGCCTAATGATTCTGAAGAATTCAGCCACCAGGAGGTTGACATGGAAATCAGTTCTGCTTCTGACACTGTCAGGGCTGACTTTTCAGAGGGTAATAGTCACGAAAACACACATATCTGTTCGAAATGTGGTTGCAGGTACCATGCCATTGAAACAGTAGAGAAGGACATAAATCTTTGTCCAAATTGCAGAAGACGAGGCAGTCTCATGGCTGTCGGCAACTCAGACAAAACAGTGGCTAGTGGGAATGCCCCTTTGTTGTCTGGGAGTGTGTCTGATGAACATGAACCATTTGATAAGCCCCAGCTGGCTGTAGCTGATCCACAATCACACATTTTTGATAATGTAGAGGGGGGGATTGCCCAAGAAGGAGACAGCGCTAAGCTTAGCAAACCTTCACGCCTTGAACACAGCCATACTTTCTCCCAACGAAGTTCTCTTACTAGGGCACTGATGGAGGAAGATGAGCAGAGGGTCACCAGCCAGCATGGAACTGGACAACCAGCTGGTAGTCATAGACGATCAGGTAGTGACTCTGGAGGTCAAAAATTGGTGCATTCTAATGATTTCCGAAGTCTGAAGATGGATATTTCAGAAGGTGCTGGTATTTCTGTTCTGCTTAAAAGGTCAAACAGCACTACGGGGCCCGTTGTTCAGTCCAGGACTTTTGTTGCCTCTTCGATTACTTATGATGATTTTTGTTACACTAGAGAGAGTGCAAACAGTTTGAGAAGCTCAATTGGACATGGGAGTATGTCTGCTTCATCCTCCATTGATCTAAGCTCATCTAGGCTAGTAGAAACTCGTGTTCAACGGCAGTTAAGTGGCAAGAAATCTGACATGGAAAATTACAGATATGATACAAGCGCTAGACCCCAAAGCACTGGATCATCCTTTTCCGGTACTTCAAACCACAACCTCCATGCTACAGGTCTTGCAACAAGCCCTCGTGAAGAAAACAGTGGGGCCTTTGTTGGCCATATGCTGCATGATggaatagaaaaagcaagtgtGACTTCTCATGCTGAAAGTAACGAAGTGAGTGTTTCTAATGCATCTTTTACTGACCCAACTCCTGTACAAAATTCATGTGAGCAGAATGAAAGTAATAGAATAATGGATGCTTCTACCTCGGGTTTGTCATGCAATCCAGCTGGCATTCAGTTAGAGGAGAATTCAGTAGCATCATTCCCATATTCGCATAAAAATGAAGCTGACGTCCGAAACAACGCAAACAGTGCTTCCAATGTAGAAGCAGCATTACTTCCTCCAGATGCCTCTGCTGGACTGGAATCTGCTGTATTGAACAGTAGTCTTGATCGACTCATTGATGCTGGGGTTCCAACTCATAGTTCCTTGGCATCAATATCAGAAATAGAAACAGAGAATATTTGTCAAAATACCATGAGTTCAGAAAATGGTGATGTCTCCATAAATTCAAAGAGCAGTATCAATGAATTTCCGGATTCTTCAGTTCCCACCCAGTCAGACAAGGGCGAGTGTTCTGTTATGGAGCGCAACAACTCAGGTCACCTACATGGCATATTAG CAGAGGATTCGACTGTAATGCTTGAGGAAGGAAGCAACTCAAGAAGCTTAACTCTTGAAGAAGCAACAGATACTATACTTTTCTGTAGCTCTATCGTCCACGATGTGGCCTACCAGGCTGCAACAATAGCCATTGAAAAAGAAGACTCAGCTCCTTTAGAAGGTTCTCGGCCAACAGTTACGATCCTCGGAAAATCCACTGCAGACAGGAAGGATTCGCGCAACAGAACTCCATTGAAACGTGCATCAAACTCCAACAAAGTCAAACAGAAACGGATGGAAGTGGATGTCAAATCGCCCTCTAGGAAAACAGAGAACGACGAAAACGCCAACGAATCTATGGTGCGAAACGTTGGCCTTCCTAATAACATGGACAGTACAAAGCCTCCAAAGTTGGAATCCAAGTGCAATTGCACAATAATGTGA
- the LOC136228990 gene encoding uncharacterized protein isoform X2, with protein sequence MPPSPALRYSPGREHRAENHKRGRSFEGAVLLREKDDDLALFNEMQSKERETFLLQSSDDLEDTFSTKLRQFSDFKLGISIPVRGESSELLNVEGEKNDYDWLLTPPDTPLFPSLDDEPQPVNVSSRGRPRSQPITISRSSTMEKSYKSSRGSASPNRLSPSPRSGNSSLQSRGRPSSAPLSSPTHGQRPVTPSRRPSPPPAKASTPPPRSLTPTSGRTSTGSGTRGISPVRTNRGNSASPKIRAWQSNIPGFSSEAPPNLRTSLTDRPATYVRGSSPASRNGRESSYKYGRQSMSPTASRSVSSSHSQDRDRISSNSRGSVVSSGDDDVDSLQSIHVGSLDRLAPKRTGILSTNRAPALSKKSAKIMSPSSAPKRSFDSALRQMDHRKSPQNMFRPLLSSVPSSTFYVGKATSVQHPLMSRNSSITTSSNASSDQGTTVAPDAEGSDHHHEDMAVERGKTMYVDAPEEVFAFDKVDALNKDVEHDTDDGLVQFQADDFDRNHATECEPNDSEEFSHQEVDMEISSASDTVRADFSEGNSHENTHICSKCGCRYHAIETVEKDINLCPNCRRRGSLMAVGNSDKTVASGNAPLLSGSVSDEHEPFDKPQLAVADPQSHIFDNVEGGIAQEGDSAKLSKPSRLEHSHTFSQRSSLTRALMEEDEQRVTSQHGTGQPAGSHRRSGSDSGGQKLVHSNDFRSLKMDISEGAGISVLLKRSNSTTGPVVQSRTFVASSITYDDFCYTRESANSLRSSIGHGSMSASSSIDLSSSRLVETRVQRQLSGKKSDMENYRYDTSARPQSTGSSFSGTSNHNLHATGLATSPREENSGAFVGHMLHDGIEKASVTSHAESNEVSVSNASFTDPTPVQNSCEQNESNRIMDASTSGLSCNPAGIQLEENSVASFPYSHKNEADVRNNANSASNVEAALLPPDASAGLESAVLNSSLDRLIDAGVPTHSSLASISEIETENICQNTMSSENGDVSINSKSSINEFPDSSVPTQSDKGECSVMERNNSGHLHGILEDSTVMLEEGSNSRSLTLEEATDTILFCSSIVHDVAYQAATIAIEKEDSAPLEGSRPTVTILGKSTADRKDSRNRTPLKRASNSNKVKQKRMEVDVKSPSRKTENDENANESMVRNVGLPNNMDSTKPPKLESKCNCTIM encoded by the exons ATGCCTCCTTCTCCAGCATTGAGATATTCTCCTGGGAGGGAGCATAGAGCTGAGAATCACAAAAGAGGGCGCAGTTTTGAAGGGGCTGTTCTTTTGAGGGAGAAAGATGATGATCTTGCTTTATTTAATGAAATGCAGTCTAAGGAAAGAGAGACTTTTTTACTCCAGTCATCAGATGATTTAGAAGAtacatttt CAACAAAGTTGAGACAATTTTCAGATTTCAAGCTTGGAATCTCTATACCTGTTCGAGGAGAGAGCAGTGAACTGCTTAATGTGGAGGGGGAGAAGAATGACTATGATTG GTTATTAACGCCTCCGGACACTCCGCTTTTTCCCTCATTGGATGATGAACCGCAACCAGTTAATGTCTCGTCCAGGGGTAGACCGCGGAGTCAGCCTATTACTATATCAAGATCATCCACG ATGGAGAAGAGTTACAAAAGCAGTAGGGGCAGTGCAAGTCCAAATCGCTTAAGCCCATCGCCACGGTCTGGTAATAGTTCTTTGCAGTCCAGGGGAAGGCCATCGTCAGCGCCTCTTTCTAGCCCAACTCATGGTCAACGACCTGTGACTCCATCACGCAGACCATCTCCTCCCCCAGCTAAAGCCTCAACGCCTCCTCCAAGGTCTTTAACACCAACTTCTGGGAGGACAAGCACAGGGTCAGGAACAAGGGGAATTTCCCCTGTAAGGACAAATCGGGGGAACTCTGCTTCACCAAAAATAAGAGCGTGGCAGTCAAATATACCTGGTTTCTCTTCTGAAGCTCCACCAAATCTTCGCACTTCTCTGACAGATCGGCCAGCAACGTATGTAAGGGGTTCCTCACCAGCATCCAGAAATGGTAGGGAATCAAGCTATAAATATGGTAGGCAATCAATGTCTCCAACTGCTTCTAGGAGTGTTAGTTCATCGCATAGTCAAGATCGAGATCGGATCAGCTCAAATAGTAGAGGCTCTGTGGTTTCATCTGGAGATGACGATGTCGATTCTCTGCAATCTATTCATGTGGGTAGCTTAGACCGCTTAGCTCCAAAGAGGACAGGAATACTTTCAACTAATAGAGCTCCGGCATTGTCCAAGAAATCAGCAAAGATAATGTCCCCTAGTTCTGCTCCAAAACGATCCTTTGACTCTGCTCTTCGTCAAATG GATCATCGGAAGAGTCCTCAGAATATGTTCAGGCCACTCCTGTCGAGTGTGCCCAGTTCTACCTTTTATGTTGGGAAAGCAACTTCTGTCCAACATCCTTTGATGTCTAGGAATTCTTCAATTACAACCAGTAGCAATGCAAGTTCTGATCAAGGTACAACTGTTGCACCTGATGCCGAAGGAAGTGATCATCACCATGAAGATATGGCAGTTGAAAGGGGAAAAACAATGTATGTGGATGCTCCGGAAGAAGTATTTGCCTTTGACAAGGTGGATGCATTAAATAAAGATGTCGAGCATGATACAGATGATGGTTTGGTCCAGTTTCAGGCCGATGATTTTGACAGGAACCATGCAACTGAATGTGAGCCTAATGATTCTGAAGAATTCAGCCACCAGGAGGTTGACATGGAAATCAGTTCTGCTTCTGACACTGTCAGGGCTGACTTTTCAGAGGGTAATAGTCACGAAAACACACATATCTGTTCGAAATGTGGTTGCAGGTACCATGCCATTGAAACAGTAGAGAAGGACATAAATCTTTGTCCAAATTGCAGAAGACGAGGCAGTCTCATGGCTGTCGGCAACTCAGACAAAACAGTGGCTAGTGGGAATGCCCCTTTGTTGTCTGGGAGTGTGTCTGATGAACATGAACCATTTGATAAGCCCCAGCTGGCTGTAGCTGATCCACAATCACACATTTTTGATAATGTAGAGGGGGGGATTGCCCAAGAAGGAGACAGCGCTAAGCTTAGCAAACCTTCACGCCTTGAACACAGCCATACTTTCTCCCAACGAAGTTCTCTTACTAGGGCACTGATGGAGGAAGATGAGCAGAGGGTCACCAGCCAGCATGGAACTGGACAACCAGCTGGTAGTCATAGACGATCAGGTAGTGACTCTGGAGGTCAAAAATTGGTGCATTCTAATGATTTCCGAAGTCTGAAGATGGATATTTCAGAAGGTGCTGGTATTTCTGTTCTGCTTAAAAGGTCAAACAGCACTACGGGGCCCGTTGTTCAGTCCAGGACTTTTGTTGCCTCTTCGATTACTTATGATGATTTTTGTTACACTAGAGAGAGTGCAAACAGTTTGAGAAGCTCAATTGGACATGGGAGTATGTCTGCTTCATCCTCCATTGATCTAAGCTCATCTAGGCTAGTAGAAACTCGTGTTCAACGGCAGTTAAGTGGCAAGAAATCTGACATGGAAAATTACAGATATGATACAAGCGCTAGACCCCAAAGCACTGGATCATCCTTTTCCGGTACTTCAAACCACAACCTCCATGCTACAGGTCTTGCAACAAGCCCTCGTGAAGAAAACAGTGGGGCCTTTGTTGGCCATATGCTGCATGATggaatagaaaaagcaagtgtGACTTCTCATGCTGAAAGTAACGAAGTGAGTGTTTCTAATGCATCTTTTACTGACCCAACTCCTGTACAAAATTCATGTGAGCAGAATGAAAGTAATAGAATAATGGATGCTTCTACCTCGGGTTTGTCATGCAATCCAGCTGGCATTCAGTTAGAGGAGAATTCAGTAGCATCATTCCCATATTCGCATAAAAATGAAGCTGACGTCCGAAACAACGCAAACAGTGCTTCCAATGTAGAAGCAGCATTACTTCCTCCAGATGCCTCTGCTGGACTGGAATCTGCTGTATTGAACAGTAGTCTTGATCGACTCATTGATGCTGGGGTTCCAACTCATAGTTCCTTGGCATCAATATCAGAAATAGAAACAGAGAATATTTGTCAAAATACCATGAGTTCAGAAAATGGTGATGTCTCCATAAATTCAAAGAGCAGTATCAATGAATTTCCGGATTCTTCAGTTCCCACCCAGTCAGACAAGGGCGAGTGTTCTGTTATGGAGCGCAACAACTCAGGTCACCTACATGGCATATTAG AGGATTCGACTGTAATGCTTGAGGAAGGAAGCAACTCAAGAAGCTTAACTCTTGAAGAAGCAACAGATACTATACTTTTCTGTAGCTCTATCGTCCACGATGTGGCCTACCAGGCTGCAACAATAGCCATTGAAAAAGAAGACTCAGCTCCTTTAGAAGGTTCTCGGCCAACAGTTACGATCCTCGGAAAATCCACTGCAGACAGGAAGGATTCGCGCAACAGAACTCCATTGAAACGTGCATCAAACTCCAACAAAGTCAAACAGAAACGGATGGAAGTGGATGTCAAATCGCCCTCTAGGAAAACAGAGAACGACGAAAACGCCAACGAATCTATGGTGCGAAACGTTGGCCTTCCTAATAACATGGACAGTACAAAGCCTCCAAAGTTGGAATCCAAGTGCAATTGCACAATAATGTGA